A portion of the Fulvia fulva chromosome 1, complete sequence genome contains these proteins:
- a CDS encoding Isopenicillin N epimerase component 1 — protein MALATGVAIAGASAAAAYLDAKYHLSKDIAVIREQKRVAKQAQKLAKGNRLSLWCQFEEQAQRRTHQPCIWYRQRPTDPVTRYTWTEAYDNVNRFAHFLLENGVRPGDLMATYMQNCPEFMFTLLGSWAIGSAPAMLNSNLSGDALMHSLNIAGAKVILVDEDEGSQERIQAVKSKVEELGMRIIVLDAETKARIQTLSAERLGDEYRRGVTFDFPIFLFYTSGTTGYPKACAFLTGRALVLGEPRLRSTGLKPGDVWYDCMPLYHGTGGTIAIGCMITGVTLAIGRKFSVRNFWRDVHDSGANAFVYVGETARYLLAAPPSPLDKGHKVRAMYGNGLRPDIWQKFQDRFDIRVVNEFFNSTEGVLSLLNVCRGPFHVAHVGHHGAIMRRRFHNILVPVQIDFEKGDTIWRDPVTGFAKRQPYEEGGEILVACQSEKDFAGYWNNPDATHKRFERDVFRKGDLFYRTGDALRRDQDGRWYFLDRLGDTFRWKAENVSTAEVAEVLGRFPGIVEANVYGTEVPNHDGRAGCAALYIRPADRENFDYAGLARHARNGLPRYAVPVFLRVIRSPTPMHNNKQNKVPLRKEGIDLEKIRSGEAGREDVIFWLKPGTDRYMLFEQRDWEDIVAGKVRL, from the coding sequence CGAAAGGAAACAGACTCTCCCTATGGTGCCAATTCGAAGAGCAGGCACAAAGACGGACACATCAGCCATGCATATGGTATCGACAACGACCCACCGACCCTGTGACGCGATATACGTGGACAGAGGCCTACGACAACGTCAACAGATTCGCCCACTTCCTTCTTGAGAACGGCGTCCGACCCGGCGACCTCATGGCCACGTACATGCAGAACTGTCCCGAGTTCATGTTCACACTCTTGGGTAGCTGGGCCATTGGCAGTGCGCCGGCTATGCTCAACTCCAACCTGAGCGGGGACGCGCTCATGCACTCGTTGAACATTGCAGGAGCCAAGGTGATATTAGTCGATGAAGATGAAGGAAGCCAGGAGCGTATACAGGCTGTCAAGAGCAAAGTAGAAGAGCTAGGCATGCGCATCATCGTGCTCGACGCAGAGACGAAAGCCAGGATACAGACATTGTCCGCTGAACGACTTGGCGACGAGTATCGTCGAGGGGTGACGTTCGATTTTCCAATCTTTCTGTTCTACACGAGTGGAACGACTGGATATCCAAAGGCTTGCGCATTTCTTACTGGACGAGCGCTGGTGTTGGGTGAGCCTCGACTTCGATCCACAGGCCTGAAGCCCGGCGATGTCTGGTACGACTGCATGCCCTTGTACCATGGCACTGGAGGCACAATCGCGATAGGCTGCATGATCACTGGAGTCACTCTCGCGATAGGACGCAAGTTCAGCGTGCGCAACTTCTGGAGAGACGTTCACGACTCCGGAGCCAATGCTTTCGTGTATGTGGGAGAGACTGCGCGGTATCTACTAGCAGCACCACCCTCACCACTAGACAAAGGCCACAAAGTACGAGCGATGTACGGCAATGGCCTACGTCCCGACATCTGGCAAAAGTTCCAAGATCGATTCGATATCCGCGTCGTCAACGAATTCTTCAATTCCACTGAGGGCGTCCTCTCCCTCCTGAACGTCTGTCGTGGTCCCTTCCACGTCGCCCACGTCGGACACCACGGCGCGATAATGCGACGCCGCTTCCACAACATCCTCGTCCCCGTCCAAATCGACTTCGAAAAAGGCGACACAATCTGGCGAGACCCTGTCACCGGCTTTGCAAAACGCCAACCCTACGAAGAAGGCGGCGAGATCCTCGTCGCATGCCAAAGCGAGAAGGACTTTGCCGGCTATTGGAACAACCCCGATGCAACACACAAGCGCTTCGAACGTGACGTGTTCAGAAAAGGTGACCTCTTCTACCGCACAGGCGACGCTCTCCGCCGCGATCAAGATGGGCGATGGTACTTCCTCGATCGCCTAGGCGATACATTCCGCTGGAAAGCAGAAAACGTCAGTACAGCTGAAGTTGCTGAAGTTCTCGGTCGTTTTCCAGGCATCGTCGAGGCAAACGTCTACGGTACTGAAGTGCCCAACCACGACGGACGGGCAGGGTGCGCAGCACTCTACATCCGCCCAGCAGACAGAGAGAACTTTGATTATGCGGGACTGGCGAGGCATGCGAGGAATGGACTGCCGAGGTATGCCGTGCCCGTGTTTTTGAGGGTGATTAGAAGTCCTACGCCGATGCACAATAATAAGCAGAATAAAGTACCGCTGCGGAAGGAAGGGATTGATCTGGAGAAGATCAGGAGTGGTGAGGCTGGGAGGGAGGATGTTATTTTCTGGCTGAAGCCTGGCACGGACAGGTACATGCTGTTTGAGCAGAGGGATTGGGAAGACATCGTTGCTGGGAAGGTGCGACTATGA